Proteins from a genomic interval of Pseudomonas silesiensis:
- a CDS encoding glutamine synthetase family protein, whose protein sequence is MTAEGFLEGRRLQMARGVLLQCIMGGYPPARFYGSDDSDLALVPDPAQIHRLPWSKQPRAFAICDADELTGESSNLSTRGQLKAVIARYAALGLAPVVATELEFFVFAPNTDPTRPFQPPVGLDGRREDGHSAFSVSSNNGLRPFFSEVYECMAALGLPRDTFMHEMGVSQFEINLLHGDPLLLADQTLLFKHLLKEVALKHGLAVVCMAKPLAHTPGSSMHIHQSVVEIGTGRNVFSDEAGEPTAIFRHFIGGQQAGMADFTALFAPNVNSYQRLCHPFASPNNACWSHDNRAAGLRIPASSPVARRVENRLPGADANPYLAIAASLAAGLYGIENQLEPSEAIQGEFEVPDNLSLPCTLHAALERLTRSQLAKELFGEEFIEGYVASKTLELTSFLDEITPWERRVLAAQA, encoded by the coding sequence ATGACCGCCGAAGGTTTTCTCGAAGGGCGACGTTTGCAGATGGCGCGGGGCGTGCTGCTGCAATGCATCATGGGCGGATATCCGCCAGCGCGTTTCTACGGCAGCGATGACAGCGACCTGGCGTTGGTGCCCGATCCTGCGCAGATCCACCGTTTACCCTGGAGCAAGCAACCGCGCGCTTTTGCCATTTGTGATGCGGATGAGTTGACCGGCGAGAGCTCGAATCTGTCGACCCGCGGCCAGCTCAAGGCCGTCATCGCGCGTTACGCCGCCCTCGGCCTGGCCCCGGTGGTGGCGACCGAACTGGAGTTTTTTGTCTTCGCGCCCAACACCGACCCGACTCGACCCTTCCAGCCACCGGTAGGCCTGGACGGACGTCGCGAGGACGGTCATTCGGCCTTCAGTGTCAGTTCCAACAACGGCTTGCGGCCGTTCTTCAGTGAGGTTTACGAGTGCATGGCGGCCTTGGGCTTGCCGCGCGATACCTTCATGCACGAGATGGGCGTCAGCCAGTTCGAGATCAACCTGCTGCACGGCGATCCCTTGCTGCTGGCCGACCAGACGTTGCTGTTCAAGCATCTGCTCAAGGAAGTCGCGCTCAAGCATGGCTTGGCCGTGGTTTGCATGGCCAAGCCGCTGGCGCACACGCCGGGCAGTTCGATGCACATTCACCAGAGCGTCGTCGAGATCGGCACCGGGCGTAACGTGTTCAGCGACGAGGCGGGAGAGCCCACTGCGATCTTCCGTCATTTCATCGGCGGCCAGCAGGCGGGCATGGCGGATTTCACTGCGTTGTTCGCGCCTAACGTGAACTCCTATCAGCGTTTGTGTCATCCGTTTGCGTCACCGAACAATGCCTGCTGGTCCCACGACAACCGTGCGGCCGGCTTGCGCATTCCGGCCAGTTCGCCGGTCGCCCGTCGGGTTGAAAACCGTTTGCCGGGCGCTGATGCCAATCCGTATCTGGCGATTGCCGCGAGCCTGGCTGCCGGGTTATATGGTATCGAAAACCAACTGGAGCCGAGCGAGGCGATTCAGGGCGAATTCGAGGTGCCGGATAATCTTTCATTGCCGTGTACCTTGCATGCCGCTCTCGAGCGTCTGACACGTAGTCAATTGGCGAAGGAACTGTTTGGCGAGGAATTCATCGAAGGCTACGTCGCTTCGAAGACCCTGGAGTTGACCAGCTTCCTTGATGAAATTACTCCCTGGGAGCGGCGTGTTTTAGCGGCCCAGGCCTGA
- a CDS encoding MFS transporter — protein sequence MRQIWKPFRALYFASLMMLIGSGLLSTYLALRLAADHVDSLWVGALMAANYFGLVLGGKIGHRLIARVGHIRAYSACAGIVGAAVLGHGLVDWLPAWLFLRVIVGLGMMCQYMVIESWLNEQAEAKQRGIVFSGYMIASYLGLVLGQLILVMHPGLGLELLMLVALCFALCLVPVALTQRIHPAAMHPAPMEPRFFIKRVPQSLSTVLGAGLIVGSFYGLAPLYASQQGLSTEQVGLFMGSCIFAGLLVQWPLGWLSDRYDRALLIRCFAFSLALAALPLAIMKQVPLEVLFIAGFLCSLVQFCLYPLAVAFSNDHVEGDRRVSLTAMLLVTYGVGASIGPLVAGVLMKLFGSQMLYAFFSFFALVLVWRIRPKAVTNLHQVDDAPLHHVAMPDSMSSSPLVACLDPRVDEQVVQEQMQNPVEPEPDPEPEPEREPVTETDSSADDEDLGREQSFTEARP from the coding sequence ATGCGCCAAATCTGGAAACCCTTTCGAGCGCTTTATTTTGCCTCGCTGATGATGTTGATCGGCTCGGGCTTGCTGAGTACTTACCTGGCCTTGCGCCTGGCTGCCGATCATGTCGACAGCCTGTGGGTCGGTGCGTTGATGGCGGCCAACTATTTCGGCCTGGTGCTGGGTGGCAAGATCGGCCATCGGCTGATTGCCCGGGTCGGGCATATTCGCGCCTATTCGGCCTGTGCCGGGATCGTCGGTGCGGCGGTGCTGGGCCACGGCCTGGTGGACTGGCTGCCCGCGTGGCTGTTTCTGCGGGTCATCGTCGGTCTCGGCATGATGTGCCAGTACATGGTCATCGAAAGCTGGCTCAATGAGCAGGCGGAAGCCAAGCAACGGGGCATCGTGTTCAGCGGGTACATGATCGCCTCCTACCTGGGGCTGGTCTTGGGTCAGCTGATTCTGGTCATGCACCCGGGGCTGGGTCTGGAATTGCTGATGCTGGTCGCCCTGTGCTTCGCACTGTGCCTGGTACCGGTGGCCCTGACCCAGCGGATTCACCCGGCGGCGATGCACCCGGCGCCGATGGAGCCGAGGTTCTTCATCAAGCGCGTGCCGCAATCGTTGAGCACGGTGCTGGGGGCGGGGTTGATCGTCGGTTCGTTCTACGGTCTGGCGCCGCTGTACGCCTCGCAGCAAGGCTTGTCCACGGAGCAAGTCGGTTTGTTCATGGGTAGCTGCATTTTCGCCGGCCTGCTGGTGCAATGGCCGTTGGGCTGGCTGTCCGATCGTTATGACCGGGCGCTGTTGATCCGTTGTTTTGCCTTCAGCCTGGCGCTGGCTGCATTGCCGCTGGCGATCATGAAGCAGGTGCCGCTGGAGGTGTTGTTCATCGCCGGTTTCCTCTGCTCGTTGGTGCAGTTCTGCCTGTACCCGTTGGCGGTGGCGTTCTCCAATGACCATGTCGAGGGTGACCGTCGGGTGTCCCTGACTGCGATGTTGCTGGTGACCTATGGCGTCGGCGCCAGTATCGGGCCGTTGGTGGCGGGGGTGCTGATGAAACTGTTCGGCAGCCAGATGCTTTACGCCTTCTTCAGTTTCTTCGCGTTGGTGCTGGTCTGGCGGATTCGTCCGAAAGCGGTCACCAATCTGCACCAGGTGGACGATGCACCGCTGCATCACGTCGCCATGCCGGACAGTATGTCGAGTTCACCGCTGGTGGCTTGCCTTGACCCACGGGTCGATGAGCAGGTGGTGCAGGAGCAGATGCAGAATCCGGTCGAACCCGAGCCGGACCCCGAGCCTGAGCCTGAGCGTGAACCGGTGACCGAAACCGATTCGTCCGCGGATGACGAAGACCTGGGCCGTGAGCAAAGCTTTACCGAGGCCAGGCCTTAA
- a CDS encoding flagellar brake protein: MSNALNAEDAPQPPKVLTTPLEISGNLRQLQDSHDPLIITFHERSQRFQSYLVDIDRERKTIVLDEMIPRDGERFLLAGEPFKVEGFHDGVRIAWDSNGPLTIDESGDTRCYRGPLPDQVVYHQRRNAFRAALKLAQLVNVDLDGEKLKAPISGKLLDISATGCKLRFEGDISSRLQLGQVYDRFAAALPFGKMTAPVELRYLHFEERISTTFAGVRFHNMSGLVQRQVERFVYQLQREARRFDKDDF, encoded by the coding sequence GTGTCCAATGCCTTAAATGCGGAAGATGCTCCGCAGCCACCCAAGGTGCTTACCACGCCTCTGGAGATCTCCGGCAACCTGCGCCAGCTGCAAGACAGCCATGATCCGCTGATTATCACGTTCCACGAGCGCAGTCAGCGCTTCCAGAGCTATCTGGTGGACATCGACCGTGAGCGTAAAACGATCGTCCTGGATGAAATGATTCCCCGTGATGGCGAACGCTTTCTGCTGGCCGGCGAACCCTTCAAGGTCGAAGGCTTCCACGACGGCGTGCGCATTGCCTGGGACAGCAACGGCCCACTGACCATCGACGAGTCCGGCGATACCCGCTGCTACCGCGGCCCGCTGCCCGATCAAGTGGTCTATCACCAGCGCCGCAATGCCTTTCGCGCAGCGTTGAAGCTGGCACAACTGGTCAACGTCGATCTGGACGGTGAAAAGCTCAAGGCGCCGATCAGCGGCAAATTGCTGGACATTTCCGCCACCGGTTGCAAGTTGCGCTTCGAAGGCGACATCAGCAGCCGCTTGCAGCTGGGCCAGGTCTACGATCGCTTCGCCGCCGCCCTGCCCTTTGGCAAAATGACCGCACCGGTCGAGCTGCGGTACCTGCACTTCGAAGAAAGAATCTCCACCACCTTCGCCGGCGTACGCTTTCACAACATGAGCGGATTGGTGCAGCGTCAGGTCGAGCGGTTCGTCTATCAGCTTCAGCGCGAAGCGCGGCGCTTCGACAAAGACGACTTCTGA
- a CDS encoding flagella synthesis protein FlgN — MHDTNLLQLITDDFAPAQHLLQLLQTESIALHGRDMPLLEDILAQKQALIVLLEQHGRKRSEILASFNLPINRQGLEQLASQSSVGEQLLTQSDVLTDLLAQCQSANLKNGQSIVMQQAATATQLKILTGGEPPALYNASGSFSTLVKPRPLSQA, encoded by the coding sequence ATGCACGACACGAATCTGCTGCAATTGATTACCGACGACTTTGCGCCTGCGCAACACTTGCTGCAGTTACTGCAAACCGAATCCATCGCCTTGCACGGTCGCGACATGCCGCTGCTCGAAGACATTCTGGCGCAGAAACAGGCATTGATCGTTCTACTCGAGCAGCATGGCCGCAAGCGCAGTGAAATCCTCGCCAGTTTCAATTTGCCCATCAATCGCCAGGGTCTTGAGCAACTGGCCAGCCAATCGAGCGTCGGTGAACAGTTGCTGACACAAAGCGATGTGCTGACCGACCTCCTGGCTCAATGCCAGAGCGCCAACCTGAAAAATGGCCAGTCGATTGTGATGCAGCAGGCCGCCACGGCCACCCAGCTGAAAATCCTCACCGGCGGCGAGCCGCCAGCGCTTTACAATGCCAGCGGATCCTTCTCCACGCTGGTAAAGCCACGCCCCCTCAGTCAGGCATGA
- the flgM gene encoding flagellar biosynthesis anti-sigma factor FlgM: MVIDFNRLNSSSPPMGSTRTAAARETADAGKSAPLNTPAEQASTVKSGESVHISNEAQQLQKVTDTLRDQPAVDKARVAELKAAIADGSYKVDSNRVASKLLNFEAQR, translated from the coding sequence ATGGTCATCGATTTCAACCGATTGAACAGCTCCTCGCCACCGATGGGCAGTACCCGTACTGCCGCCGCCAGGGAAACCGCCGACGCCGGCAAATCCGCGCCGCTCAATACCCCGGCCGAACAGGCCAGCACCGTCAAAAGCGGGGAATCGGTACACATCAGCAATGAGGCTCAACAGTTGCAGAAGGTCACTGACACGCTGCGCGATCAGCCCGCCGTCGACAAAGCCCGAGTGGCCGAGTTGAAAGCAGCGATTGCCGATGGCAGCTACAAAGTCGACAGCAACCGTGTCGCCAGCAAACTGCTCAACTTCGAAGCCCAGCGCTAG
- the flgA gene encoding flagellar basal body P-ring formation chaperone FlgA, with product MNPDPTFFRRLTSNCRQGCGVLAAVCLFNAGSPAIADTLTLPDMLIGVTQGFLEFSVEDYLASSQTEGRYEIQVNPLDPRLRMPMCDKELTASLESPARPLGRVTVKVRCEGTSPWTVFVPAQVRLFRDIVTTTRPLRRMGIVEPEDVSLRERDISLINQGYLTSVDQAIGQKLTRPMVADQVITLVHLEQAEVISKGDQVVITARSGTLSVRMPGEALSNGGLRDQIRVKNLNSQRVIKAQVIAPGQVEVAM from the coding sequence ATGAACCCAGACCCGACATTTTTCCGACGCCTGACCTCCAACTGCCGACAAGGGTGCGGCGTGCTGGCGGCCGTGTGCCTGTTCAACGCCGGCAGCCCGGCCATTGCTGACACGCTCACCTTGCCTGACATGCTTATCGGCGTCACTCAAGGCTTTCTTGAATTCTCCGTGGAAGACTATCTGGCGAGCAGTCAAACGGAAGGCCGTTACGAGATCCAGGTCAACCCGCTCGACCCGCGATTGCGCATGCCAATGTGCGACAAGGAATTGACAGCCTCCCTCGAGAGCCCGGCCAGGCCACTGGGCCGGGTCACGGTCAAGGTTCGCTGCGAGGGCACCTCGCCCTGGACAGTGTTCGTACCCGCTCAAGTACGCCTGTTTCGCGACATTGTGACCACCACCCGCCCTCTGCGCCGCATGGGTATTGTCGAGCCCGAGGACGTGAGCTTGCGCGAGCGGGACATCAGTCTGATCAACCAGGGTTACCTGACCTCGGTCGACCAGGCGATCGGACAGAAACTGACCCGACCAATGGTCGCCGACCAGGTCATTACCCTGGTGCATCTGGAACAGGCTGAAGTCATCAGCAAAGGCGATCAGGTGGTGATTACCGCCCGCAGCGGTACACTCAGCGTGCGCATGCCCGGTGAAGCACTGTCCAACGGCGGCCTGCGTGACCAGATTCGAGTGAAAAACCTCAACTCCCAGCGGGTCATCAAGGCGCAAGTCATCGCACCGGGTCAGGTGGAAGTGGCCATGTAG
- a CDS encoding chemotaxis protein CheV produces the protein MAGVMDSVNQRTQLVGQNRLELLLFRLDGQQLYGINVFKVREVLQCPKLTLMPKSNPVVCGVASIRGATIPILDLAMATGSGRLRDQSNPFVIITEYNTKTQGFLVRSVERIVNMNWEEIHPPPKGTGRDHYLTAVTRVDNQLVEIIDVEKVLAEVAPTPEAISVGVVDGDTRHKALSLRVLTVDDSSVARKQVSRCLQTVGVEVVALNDGRQALDYLRKLVEEGKKPEEEFLMMISDIEMPEMDGYTLTAEIRNDPRMQKLHIILHTSLSGVFNQAMVKKVGADDFLAKFRPDDLASRVVDRIKAADIS, from the coding sequence ATGGCTGGTGTAATGGATTCGGTAAACCAGCGCACGCAACTGGTGGGGCAGAATCGCCTTGAGCTGTTGTTGTTCCGTCTCGACGGCCAGCAACTGTATGGGATCAACGTATTCAAGGTTCGTGAGGTGCTGCAATGCCCCAAGCTGACCCTGATGCCCAAGTCCAATCCTGTCGTGTGCGGTGTGGCGAGTATTCGTGGGGCGACTATTCCGATTCTCGATCTGGCGATGGCGACCGGATCCGGTCGGTTGCGTGATCAAAGCAATCCCTTCGTGATCATCACGGAGTACAACACCAAGACCCAGGGTTTTCTGGTGCGCTCGGTGGAGCGCATCGTCAACATGAATTGGGAGGAGATTCACCCGCCGCCCAAGGGCACGGGCCGCGATCATTACCTGACGGCGGTGACCCGAGTCGACAATCAGCTGGTCGAAATCATCGATGTGGAGAAGGTGCTGGCGGAAGTGGCGCCGACCCCGGAGGCCATTTCCGTCGGCGTGGTGGATGGCGACACCCGGCACAAAGCGCTGTCCTTGCGCGTGCTGACGGTCGACGACTCGTCGGTGGCGCGCAAGCAGGTCTCGCGTTGCCTGCAAACGGTCGGCGTCGAAGTGGTGGCGCTGAACGACGGCCGGCAAGCGCTCGATTACCTGCGCAAGTTGGTCGAGGAGGGCAAGAAGCCGGAAGAAGAGTTCCTGATGATGATTTCCGATATCGAGATGCCGGAAATGGACGGGTACACCCTGACGGCCGAGATCCGCAACGACCCGCGCATGCAAAAGCTGCATATCATCCTGCATACTTCGTTGTCGGGTGTATTCAATCAGGCGATGGTCAAGAAAGTCGGTGCCGATGACTTCCTGGCCAAATTCCGTCCTGATGACCTGGCATCCCGGGTAGTCGACCGGATCAAAGCAGCAGACATCAGCTAG
- the cheR gene encoding protein-glutamate O-methyltransferase CheR — MSTGNLDFEQFRVFLEKACGILLGENKQYLVASRLNKLMEQQGIKSLGELVQRIQTQPRSGLREMVVDAMTTNETLWFRDTYPFEVLKNKVLPEAIKAAPGQRLRIWSAACSSGQEPYSLSMSIDEFERVNLGQLKMGVQIVATDLSGTMLTNCKSGEYDSLAIGRGLSPERLQRYFDPKGPGRWAIKAPIKSRVEFRSFNLLDSYASLGKFDIVFCRNVLIYFSAEVKKDILLRIHGTLKRGGYLFLGASEALNGLPDHYQMVQCSPGIIYQAK; from the coding sequence TTGTCTACGGGTAATTTGGATTTCGAACAGTTCCGGGTCTTCCTGGAAAAAGCCTGTGGCATTTTGCTCGGTGAAAACAAGCAGTACCTGGTCGCGAGCCGTCTCAACAAACTGATGGAGCAGCAAGGCATCAAGTCCCTGGGTGAGCTGGTCCAGCGCATCCAGACCCAGCCACGCAGTGGCCTGCGCGAGATGGTGGTGGATGCCATGACCACCAACGAAACCCTGTGGTTTCGTGACACCTATCCGTTTGAAGTCTTGAAGAACAAGGTGCTGCCCGAAGCGATCAAGGCCGCCCCTGGTCAGCGCCTGCGGATCTGGTCGGCGGCTTGCTCGTCGGGTCAGGAACCGTATTCGTTGTCGATGTCGATCGATGAGTTCGAGCGGGTCAACCTGGGCCAGTTGAAAATGGGGGTGCAGATCGTTGCCACCGACCTGTCCGGCACCATGCTGACCAACTGCAAGAGCGGCGAGTACGACAGCCTGGCCATCGGCCGCGGTTTGTCACCCGAGCGCCTGCAGCGATATTTCGACCCCAAGGGACCGGGGCGCTGGGCCATCAAGGCACCGATCAAGAGCCGGGTGGAGTTTCGCTCGTTCAACCTGCTGGACAGCTACGCGAGCCTCGGCAAGTTCGACATCGTGTTCTGCCGCAATGTGCTGATCTACTTCTCCGCCGAGGTGAAGAAAGACATCCTGTTGCGTATTCACGGCACGTTGAAGCGCGGCGGTTATCTGTTCCTCGGCGCGTCCGAAGCGCTGAACGGTTTGCCGGATCATTACCAGATGGTTCAGTGCAGTCCGGGGATTATTTACCAGGCGAAGTGA
- the flgB gene encoding flagellar basal body rod protein FlgB, whose amino-acid sequence MSISFDKALGIHEQALGFRAKRAEVLANNIANADTPNYKARDLDFSAVLAAQNEKTKGGSFALNMTNNRHIEAEGLGNGDESLLYRTPMQASIDQNTVDAQLEQSAYAENSVNFQASFTLLNSKFKGLISALRGE is encoded by the coding sequence ATGAGCATCAGCTTCGATAAAGCGCTCGGTATCCACGAACAGGCCCTGGGCTTTCGCGCCAAGCGCGCCGAAGTCCTGGCCAACAACATTGCCAACGCCGACACCCCGAACTACAAGGCTCGGGACCTGGACTTTTCGGCAGTGCTCGCCGCGCAGAACGAGAAGACCAAGGGCGGCTCTTTCGCTTTGAACATGACCAACAACCGTCATATCGAAGCCGAAGGCCTGGGTAACGGAGATGAGTCGCTGCTGTATCGCACGCCGATGCAAGCGTCGATCGACCAGAACACCGTGGACGCTCAGCTCGAGCAATCGGCCTACGCGGAAAACTCGGTCAACTTCCAGGCCAGCTTCACCCTGCTCAACAGCAAATTCAAAGGGTTGATCTCAGCCCTTCGTGGAGAATGA
- the flgC gene encoding flagellar basal body rod protein FlgC — translation MSLASVFNIAGSGMSAQTTRLNTVASNIANAETVSSSIDQTYRARHPVFATMYQGAQSGGGDSLFQNQDAAGQGVQVLGVVEDQSNLDARYEPNHPAADAKGYVYYPNVNVVEEMADMISASRSFQTNAEMMNTAKTMMQKVLTLGQ, via the coding sequence ATGTCCCTCGCCAGCGTTTTCAACATTGCCGGTAGCGGTATGAGTGCCCAGACCACTCGCCTGAACACCGTCGCCAGTAACATCGCCAACGCCGAGACCGTCTCTTCGAGCATTGACCAGACCTACCGCGCGCGTCACCCGGTATTCGCCACCATGTACCAGGGTGCCCAGAGTGGCGGCGGCGATTCGCTGTTCCAGAACCAGGACGCCGCCGGCCAGGGCGTGCAAGTGCTGGGCGTCGTCGAAGACCAGAGCAATCTGGACGCACGGTACGAGCCGAACCATCCGGCAGCCGACGCCAAGGGCTACGTCTATTACCCCAACGTCAATGTGGTGGAAGAAATGGCCGACATGATCTCCGCGAGCCGTTCGTTCCAGACCAACGCCGAAATGATGAACACGGCCAAGACCATGATGCAGAAGGTCCTGACCCTGGGTCAGTGA
- the flgD gene encoding flagellar hook assembly protein FlgD, protein MSVIDTTSGLNLNDILANSSIKTNTATGGLASATDSATGKKALGKDAFLQLLVTQLKNQNPLEPQDNGEFVAQLAQFSSLEGITSLNDTVTGLASNYNSSQALQASSLVGRSVIAPGDKAVVDTSKSMTGTVVIPDSVAGATLKISDKDGKTVRTIDLGSQSAGNASFIWDGKDDAGKTVESGTYSFAAATTIDDQAVALITHLPATVNSVTISQTGGELMLNLAGLGSVALSKVQTIGM, encoded by the coding sequence ATGAGTGTGATTGATACCACCAGTGGCTTGAACCTCAACGACATCCTGGCCAACTCCTCGATCAAGACCAATACCGCTACCGGCGGCCTGGCGTCGGCAACGGACAGCGCCACCGGCAAAAAAGCCCTGGGCAAGGATGCATTCCTGCAGTTGCTGGTCACCCAGCTGAAAAACCAGAACCCGCTGGAGCCGCAGGACAACGGCGAGTTCGTCGCGCAATTGGCGCAGTTCAGCAGTCTGGAAGGGATCACCTCGCTTAACGACACGGTGACGGGCCTCGCCAGCAACTACAACTCCTCCCAGGCATTGCAGGCGTCGTCGCTGGTGGGGCGTTCGGTCATTGCGCCGGGCGACAAAGCCGTGGTCGACACTTCAAAGAGCATGACCGGCACGGTGGTGATCCCGGATTCGGTGGCCGGTGCCACCTTGAAAATCAGCGACAAGGACGGCAAGACCGTTCGCACCATCGACCTGGGCAGTCAGTCGGCCGGCAATGCCAGCTTCATCTGGGACGGCAAGGACGATGCAGGCAAAACGGTTGAGTCAGGTACTTATAGCTTCGCCGCTGCGACCACCATCGATGATCAGGCCGTGGCACTGATCACCCATCTGCCGGCGACCGTCAACAGCGTGACCATCAGCCAGACCGGCGGTGAGTTGATGCTCAACCTGGCCGGGCTGGGCAGTGTCGCCCTGTCCAAAGTACAAACCATTGGTATGTAG
- the flgE gene encoding flagellar hook protein FlgE, producing MSFNIGLSGLYAANKQLDVTGNNIANVATTGFKSSRAEFQDVYSASKLGTGSKAVGSGVRLANVAQQFTQGDINNTGNVLDMGINGSGFFVLNNSGSLSYTRAGTFKVDKEGYVTNTDGSARLQGYGVDANGKIQNGVLTDLRIDTSNLAPKSTSTISSTINLNSTSDVIDQSIAANRFDPSKQATFTKQFSTPVFDSQGNQHVMDQYMVKTGPNTWDTYTLIDGRNPDGSDPAVVATPATPDIPAIPADPSIPGDTGTPAIPGTPAILANPAIPSTMTFDSSGKLVSVSTPVTPPTTPPTATIGNDLKITGWTPGKVTNGVWAANGAAANPEGLTIAMGSTTQFNADTARSIPAQDGYATGQITSLSIDGSGVLLANFSNYQTKAIGQISLASFTNEQGLQPIGGSSWKESYASGIPGFDAPQSGTLGMIESNSLEESNVNLTNELVDLIKGQSNYQANAKTISTQSTIMQTIIQMA from the coding sequence ATGTCTTTCAATATCGGCCTTAGCGGTCTCTATGCAGCCAACAAACAACTGGACGTGACCGGCAACAACATCGCCAACGTCGCGACCACCGGTTTCAAATCGTCCCGTGCCGAATTCCAGGACGTTTACTCGGCGAGCAAGCTGGGTACCGGCAGCAAGGCCGTTGGAAGCGGAGTGCGCCTGGCCAACGTCGCCCAGCAGTTCACCCAGGGCGACATCAACAACACCGGCAACGTGCTGGACATGGGCATCAACGGTTCAGGCTTCTTCGTACTGAATAACAGCGGTTCGCTGTCCTACACCCGTGCCGGTACGTTCAAGGTCGACAAGGAAGGATACGTGACCAACACTGACGGCTCTGCGCGTCTGCAGGGCTACGGTGTGGACGCCAATGGCAAGATTCAGAACGGTGTGTTGACCGACCTGCGCATCGATACTTCGAACCTGGCGCCCAAGTCCACCAGCACGATTTCGTCGACGATCAACCTGAACTCCACGTCTGATGTGATCGATCAATCGATTGCCGCCAACCGGTTCGATCCGTCCAAGCAGGCCACCTTCACCAAGCAATTCAGTACCCCGGTATTCGACAGCCAGGGTAACCAGCACGTCATGGATCAATACATGGTCAAGACGGGCCCCAATACCTGGGACACCTATACCCTGATCGATGGCCGCAACCCGGATGGCAGCGACCCTGCTGTGGTTGCTACCCCTGCTACCCCTGATATTCCTGCCATCCCGGCTGACCCTTCTATCCCAGGGGACACTGGCACCCCAGCCATCCCTGGTACCCCTGCGATCCTTGCCAACCCTGCGATCCCTTCGACCATGACGTTCGATTCGAGCGGCAAGCTGGTTTCGGTCAGCACGCCGGTGACGCCGCCGACCACGCCACCCACCGCGACAATCGGCAACGATCTGAAGATCACCGGCTGGACTCCCGGCAAGGTGACCAATGGCGTGTGGGCAGCCAACGGAGCCGCCGCCAACCCGGAGGGCTTGACCATCGCCATGGGCAGCACGACGCAGTTCAACGCCGATACCGCACGTTCGATTCCTGCGCAGGACGGTTACGCCACCGGCCAGATCACCAGCCTGAGCATCGACGGTAGCGGGGTGCTGCTGGCCAACTTCAGCAACTACCAGACCAAGGCTATCGGTCAGATCTCGCTCGCCAGCTTTACCAACGAACAAGGTTTGCAGCCTATTGGCGGCTCCAGCTGGAAAGAATCCTATGCGTCGGGCATTCCCGGCTTCGATGCGCCGCAAAGCGGTACCTTGGGGATGATCGAATCCAACTCCCTGGAAGAGTCCAACGTCAACCTGACCAACGAACTGGTCGACTTAATCAAGGGGCAGAGCAACTACCAGGCGAACGCCAAGACCATCTCCACCCAGAGCACCATTATGCAGACCATTATTCAGATGGCGTGA